The nucleotide sequence GGCCAAACAGCGTCAAATCGAGCATTTGCAACCCACGCCGCCCACCCCTGAACAAGATATGGAAGTCGGGTTTAAGGGGATTTAGCGGCAGGATTGGGGCTTGTCGTGGGATGGGCCGGAGGATTGGCTGTGGAATTAAAACCGCTGAGCCTGGAAAGCCGTTGATTGGCGGTTGATCGGCATAAGATTAATTTGAGCTTGAGGATTTGTCTTTCGTGGCAATCATCGCGATAAGATCAGAACAACCATATTTCATGTTCTGTTCTAATCGAGGGTTGTGATGACTGCAAACTATGGTCTAGAGACGCAATGTCTGCATGCGGGGCAAACACCAGACCCCACCACAATGGCGCGAGCTGTGCCGATTTATCGCACCACAGCCTATACGTTTCGTGATACCGAGCACGCTGCCAATTTATTTGCGCTGAAGGAACTGGGCAATATCTATACCCGCCTGATGAACCCGACCCATGATGTGTTGGAGAAGCGGGTGGCGGAAATGGAAGGTGGCGTCGGTGCGTTGGCGTTGGCCTCCGGTACCAGTGCAATTTTCTATAGCGTGATTAATATTTGCCAAAACGGCGATGAAATCGTCTCAGCGGCAAACCTGTACGGCGGCACCTACACGATGTTTAAGGACATCCTGCCGACGTTTGGGATTAAAACAAACCTCGTCGATGCAATGGATCTCGACAGTGTGCGTAAGGCGATTAACGACAAAACGAAGTTAGTCTACTGCGAGACGGTTGGTAATCCTGGCCTAGATGTGGCGGATCTCGAAGAGTTGGCCAATATTGCCCATGAAAATGGGATTCCGTTGATCGTCGATAGTACGTTCACAACCTCCTATCTGGTCCGTCCGATCGAGCACGGCGCAGATATCGTGATTCACTCCCTGACCAAATGGATGGGCGGACATGGTAATGGCATTGGCGGCATTGTCGTTGATTCCGGGAAGTTTGATTGGACGTCGGGTAAGTTCCCGCTGATGAGTGAACCGGACCCCAGCTACCACGGTCTACGCTTTGCCCATGACTTGGGGCCGTTGACGCCTTTGGCTTATATCCTCAGAATGCGCCTAGGACCGCTGCGTAATTTGGGTGCTTGTATGTCCCCAGATAATGCTTGGCAGTTCCTCCAGGGGATTGAAACCCTGCACCTGCGGATGCAGCGCCACTCGGAGAACGCCCTCGCGGTGGCCAAATTCCTGTCCAAGCATCCCAAAGTCGAATGGGTGCGTCACCCCGCCTTGAAGGGTGACAAGTCCTATGACATGGCACAGAAGTACCTGAAGAAGGGTGCTGGTGCCATGGTTGTGTTTGGGATCAAAGGCGGCGCGGATGCGGGTAAGGCCTTCATCGAGAAGCTGGGTCTATTCTCCCACTTAGCCAACGTTGGTGATGCCAAGAGCTTGGCAATTCATCCAGCGACGACAACTCACTCCCAACTATCAGCGGAAGACCAGATTGCCGCTGGGGTAGCCCCCGAGTTGATTCGGATGTCGATCGGGATCGAGCATATCGATGACATCATCGCGGATCTGAAGCAGGCGCTAGGATAGTTACGTTAGTTCGCAATTTACAGTTGTACGGTTCAAGAATCGTACAACTGTAAATTGACAACACATCATTCACAATTATTCACTTGCTCGATGACTATTGGTCCGGTTCAGACGCAGTTTCTCCAAATCCCCACGCCGTTTCATTTAGAGTCTGGTGAAGTTCTCAATGATGTGACGATCGCCTACGAAACCTATGGAATACTCAATGCTGATGCGAGCAATGCAATATTAGTATTTCATGCCTTAACAGGGAGCCATCATGCGGCAGGGATTAATACCGCCGTCTCGGGGGTTGAACCGCTTTGGACAAAAGAATGCATTCAGGGCTGGTGGGATGATTTTATTGGTCCAGGCAAAGCGATCGATACCGACCAACATTTTGTAATTTGTGCAAATTATCTCGGCAGTTGCTATGGTTCAACCGGACCGCGATCGATCAATCCAAAAACCGGAAAAGCCTATGGCAGCAGCTTTCCTCAGATTAGTGCCTTCGATGTAATTCGCAGCCAGAAGCATTTATTACGGCATTTTAAAATTGATTGCTTACGCGCCGTTGTCGGCGGTTCCCTCGGGGGGATGATGGCCATGATGATGGCCATTCGCTGCCCCGAAATGGTCAAAACCGTCATTCCATTAGCCACAGGTGTCGAAACTACCGCGCTCCAACGTATACTCAACTTCGAGCAAATTGTGGCCATTCGCAATGACCCTAACTTTTTGAATGGGGACTACTACGAACATGAACCACCAAGGGAAGGACTCGCACTGGCGCGGATGATTGCCCACAAAACCTTTGTGTCCCTGAAAGTGATGGAAGGCCGGGCGCGACAGGAAATTATCACCGATGAACGGATTGGACAGTTTTATTCGCTCTCCCATCCGATCGAATCCTACATGCTTTACCAAGGCTGTAAATTTGCCGAGCGGTTTGATGCCAATAGTTATCTGCGGATTATGGCGCTATGGCAACACTATAGTCTGGGGCAAATCGGCCCCGACTTATTTCGGGCCTGTAAAGATCAAAAATATTTAATTTTTAGTATTGATTCCGACGTCTGCTTTTACCCGGAAGAACAACGATCGATTGTCCAGGCATTAGAAGCCAGCAAGATCGATGTCAAATACATTACCGTCCACTCTGATAAAGGCCATGACTCGTTTCTACTAGAACCCGAGTTATATGCGCCATACATTCACTTTGTCTTAAATAGCGAAAACTAGCAGCCAAACCCATCAGACAATTCCAGCGTCGCATCGACCGAACCAGGATTCACATCTAACAACAATTCACATCCAACAAGATAAGGGATGCGTTCAGGCCGCATTAGCGCGCATAATTGGGCGCTGAAACTATCTCCGCAGGGCACGCTCAGCCAACTCAAGTGCTGATTACGATTGCCTAAATTTCGGCAACATTTAGTCGCGGCAACATTAAAGCAGCACTATAGAAATCCGGTAGATATGCAGCACTATAGAAATCCGGTAGATATTTTGTATGGAATTAAAAATTTTGGTGAGGAAGCCTAAAGACCTAAGAAATAAAGATTAAATTGGCGTGATCTCAATCACAGAGCACCTATACTGAGCCATACTAAATCACCTCGTTTCAGGAGGCCCCCTCTGATGCAGATCAATATTGATCTACCTGAAACCCTTGCCCTTCAGTTTTCTCAAAGTTCCTACCCAGCTGCAAAAGTTGTCGAAAGAGGACTCCATCGGCTGGGCATCGAATCGAATCAACCACCCCCTCGAAAATCACGTAAACGTGCGACCCATAATCGCTTACCAGATTGGAAAACAGACAACGCTTCACCCGAGGCCATTCCCGATAGCCAAGTTCCCGATTTAATGGATTTTTTGGATGATCTGGCTCAACGTCGTGAGGCTTTGATTGATCGACTCCGCCCACAATCAGAGGACAGCTAGAATAGAAGGTGCCCCTGCCGCTGATTCGGGACCCTATGCAACTTAGCCTCGATCAAATTGCCCAGAAACTCGATAGCGAAAACGTCAAGGAGCGGAAATTGGCGTTGGTCGCACTCCGGGATGTGGCCGCCGAGCAAGCTGTACCCCTGATTAAGAAGGTCATTCATGATCCAGATCAGCAAGTTCGATCCATGGCAGTTTATGCCTTGGGTGTAAAGCCGATGGATGAATGTTTGGACTTATTAGTCAGTATTCTGGTCAACGAAGCCGACTACGGCGTCAGAGCTGATGCGGCGGGCGCACTGGGAAATTTAGAAGACCGGCGGGCATTTGAACCGTTGGTTCGCGCGTTCAATGAAGATGGCGATTGGCTCGTACGCTTTAGTGCGGCAGTGGCATTGGGAAATTTACGTGATCCCAGAGCACAAGAAACTTTGCTGTCCGCCCTTCAGAGCAAAGAAGTCGTGATTCAGCAGGCGGCGATCGCTGCCTTAGGTGAGATCGGGGCGATCGGGGCAGTTGATCAGATTTTAAATTTTGTTCAGTCAGAAGATTGGCTAATGCGACAGCGTTTGGCCACTGCGTTGGGTTGCCTAGCAACAGCCAAAAGTCGATCGGCTTTGCGGTATTTAGCGAAGGACAATAACAATAATGTCGCCGAAGCGGCGCGGCGATCATTGGCGCAATTAGATCAATCTAATACGTTCGATCAACCCAGTCCTTAAATGACAACACAACATCGTGAATGCGTAGGTTGCCGGAAAGATGGCAACGCGAGAGGCAATCAACCAAACGCCTCAAGGGCAAGGCAGTGACTCGTTCACAAATCTGGGCGATGTTGATCACCAGAAGCAAATGACACGACTTTACAAAACGCTGTATCACTTAATCATCACTTGAATTAACACAATGAAATAGTGGAGCTTTCCCAGCGCCGTTAGGTTATATTTCCAACATACGTATCATGCAAAATCGCAGCAATGTCGTGAGTTGCCTTATCTCTATGCAATTTGACCCCAATGCTCGCGCACCTCAGCCATCCTCAGAAGTTAGTCGGATCAGCACGATTCTGCAACGTCTAAATCAAAATATGCAGCGGGATGATCTAGTCCAAAAAACAACGGATCAACTCAGAAATTTGCTGCAAGTCGATCGTGTTGTCCTTTACTACTTCTACAAACAGTGGAACGGCCAAGTTACTTTTGAATCTTTAAGCGATCCACAATATTCAATCTACGGCTCCAGTGGCCCAGATGAATGCTTTGTAGATGCCTATGCCGAAATGTATCTAGCCGGACGCGTCCGGGCAATCGAAAACATCGAAACAGCAGAGATTCACGACTGTCATCGCGACTTTTTGCGCGACCTCCAAGTCCAAGCCAATCTCGTTGTCCCAATTCTCACCAGCAAAAGACTCTGGGGATTACTTGTAGCGCACCACTGTGACAGCCCACGATCGTGGTTAGACACCGATATTCACCAGATGCAAACCGCCGCGAAAACGCTTGCCGCGGCTGATTCGATCAGACAGGAGCGGTAGTGACACAAGTTACACATGGTCACTCATGCTGGGCAAATCATGCTGGTTGACTAGAGAAATTCTGAATCCGGCGCGATCAATAACTCTTTGAACCCTGTAGACGCATCAAATTCGCGCTGGAAACGCACCGCTGGCAGTAGCGCTAGCACCAATTCGACAGTCGTATACACTTCGCACCCTTCAACGAGATGGCCACCTTTACAATTCCCCTGAGCATCAGCCACTGTCATATGAACATGAATTCCAGCTTCGGCGACTGTCCCAGATAAGGTCAATATTTCATGCTTTCCAGGTAATTTTGTATGCACTGCGGCATCCGCGAACCGCAAGCACACTTGCGATAGACTGCCGACAGCACCCAGTAGGATTGCCGCACCAATACGTTTTTGTTGCGCGATCGCCTGCAATTCGCGACGCAAGTCTGTCCCCGGAGCCAATCTGATTGCCGACGTTGCAATTGCTCCGCGTATATCCATTGTCATTCCAACTAGAAAATTATCTTCGCTAAAAGTAGTCTAGTCTAATGGCGATGAATCAGCTGAAATGAAACCGGCATTTTAGCGAATCTTGAACGACTCATACTAACGTTCTAATTGTGGTGGTACACCCCGCCAAAAGATATATGGCAGCTGATCCTCAGACAACGTACTGGCAAATTGGATGAATGCTTCCGAGGTCAGCACATTATTGCAATAGTAAGGACGCTTCGGCTGACGCGACGTATAGTCAAAAAATACTGTATAGCGATCGGCCGCTTCCGGTCGCTTCCCGCGATGAACTAACCGCGCCGTATCCACGAGAACAACTGTACCAGCCTTGCCCACAGCCGATCGCCAACGCGGCGCCGGCACAACTGAGTCAACTAAATCCGAGTTGAGATAACCGATGCGATAATTCAGCCGCTGTCGAACCCGCTGAGTATCGTCTAAGTCAAGGTATTGAAAAGGCCCAAGTGATTCATCAACATCATGTAAGTAAATAATGACTTTAAGTACACGATCGTCCTCCAGATCAAAATGCCAACAACGACTGACATTTTCTACTAAATTACACAAATCACGGCGTACACGCACACCATGATAAGCCGCTGGCAACTGAAGATAATGCTCCACAAGCTGGAGCATACGCGATTGTAATCCCCACATCATCAATCCCGGCACTTGCAAAATCTGCGCCGGTGTTGCTCGCGCCACAAACTTATCTTCCGGCACAAATTGGCCCTGCAAATCATCACAGAGCGAGCCCAAAGCCGACTTCAACTTATAGTCAAAATCTAAACCCAGCTCGGCTAAAGAAGTAATACAAATTCCATCACGCGTTAAGGTATCCACCACCTTATGGTCATGAGAGCGTGACAAAGGGGATAGGGAGCCAGCATATGCCTGAATCCGCTTCTGATGTAGCTGATCACGATAATTCTCAACGGAAGCAAGTGTGACACTCCGACTTCTAACGTAGCTAAGCGCACGATGCAAAAAAGCCTGACGATATTGATAAGGCTCCGCATCACTTAGACGGAAAACGTGACGGTGCGTTGCCAGAGCCGATGTCCCTGGGCGCCGGACAGCTTGTTCGTTTTGCATTATTTCAATAAGAATATTCTGATACTAGATATCGCGTAAAACTTTCAGATTTCGCTTTATAAAAGCAGCCACGATACCAAATCAACTCAAATGCTGAAAACAACAGGGATTGGAATGAACATTGAGGAAAATTAAGTTGTCCGCCGATTCAAGCCGCCCATTTCCAAAACATCAGAAATTTAACAAGCCAGAACTAAACAGTATTTTACTAGTAGAAACACAATTTAGCACATGTTTCAATATTTATCATACATGAAAATAATAAAAAGGAGAATGCGATTGGAATTGGAGCGTAGCTAAATTAGCGAAGAAAAATCTCAACAATCTAGAGCACATTCTCTTGGTTACCCAAAACACTTAGTTGATTCACATTTAAAATTTTAGAAATTTTATATCAGAATCTCCTATCTAGTGAAAAATCGATTTCCAACTGTATATTCAAGCTATACAGAAATAAAAATCAGTATCAGGACATTCTGACGCACAACTTACTAACAAATTCTATCAAAACCTTCGACATGGCAAAATCTGAACCAATCTAACCACTGAACTAATTTTTCATACAAAACCAAGCATTAGAAGCAATAATTTTGCATATTAGGTCAACAAAATAAAAGTATTTTTCACAATTAAATTTAAGAGGGAACTGAAATAGTCAACAAAATCAAGAAGCCTCATAAACTGATACAAATAAAAGCAACGACGTCTCCCAATAAAAACTCAACGATAAATGCATCTAAAGAACGTTAATGCCCGTGACTTTGAGCTATTCAATATTTAATAGGCTAGAGAATCAACCAAAGCAAACCACACGCATAATTATCAAATAATCAATAAAAGCATAGATTATCGAAATATCAGTATTTGTCTCACGGCTAAAGTGGCTACACCGAAACTGAGTCGGTCAGAAGAATTAGGCGATCTTGATCAAATATACCCAAAACGACAATTTTCACAACAACTTGAACTCTTTCGCAAGATATTTACACTAAAAATACAAACACTATGTTAGGAGGCTCGATATTGCGTAACCGTTCAAGGTCAACACTTAACCTTAGAGATACTCCTATAGGTCAATAAGATAAAGCATACATAGTTTTAATTCTAGCGTCAAATACAAGATTAGCTGGCTTATGGAGGGTATTCGTACCATATTCGGATAAACCAGTCATTAGAACAGCTTTAAGGCTTCGTAAGTATTAATCAATGTTTGTGGTGAGCGCCCACAGACTTTCGGAGAAGTCAATCTATTACGGATGCTCATCACGCAATCATGACTTATCGGGTGGACCAAGTTAATACAGCCCCATCAAATGCGTATAACTCCAACTCGATAATCTCAGCCCGGAAGCTGGATAAGCTAGAAAAGTTGGGGCCAATCGTTAGCGGTGGACAGTGGTTGAGCCAGTCCAAATCGCCATCTTAGCTTGGGCTAAGACCTCACTTGAAACTGTCGATTTTATGCAACGGATTGATTGCAGCATCTATTCTGATTTCATTCCAGATCATTAGATTTAGTCACGGAGCTGACACAAGTCGGGGCGCATATCCAAACGAGCACTGACGCGATGACTTCACCCAACGGAAACAGAAGTCCATCTGATATTTCAAATCCAAGAATAGCTTGAGGAACGCGATTTCATGACTAATGCACGATGCTCAAATTCAATGACGCCCGACTGCCGGGTAAAACGCTCAACTGAAATTCTGAAATCCCAAAGTCGTATATCCACAACAATCAATATTGATATATGAAAACAAGCACCATTGATTCATGGTCTTAAACAATAAACAAACGCGATTTCAACATAATATTTCAGATATTTCACGCAAAATCATAAAAAACAGCACTTCAGCAATTGATATAGCCAGTTATCAGTCCAATATCAGTCAATCGCAAGAATTAAATTGCTTGCCAACGATCGGAAAATACGACGTTACAATACCGCGCTTCATAAATCATGCCTACAGTTAGTTATCAATGATTAAAGCAAATCACAAAAAATCCTAGGCCCGTCTTGGTTGTGATAAATTAACCCACTATGGGGAAAGCTAAACAGCATCTATATTCATTCGCTTGGCAACCCAGTAATTCATGCGATCAACTGCCCCATCTAGTTTCTACGATATTTTCGGTCAACTCATCACGACTGGGTTCGCCGCCGTTGCAGAGTCAGAGATTTATGCCGCAGTTGCCAAGTATTTACCATTCCTCATGCCAGTCGATCGACTAGCCATAGCACAGATCGATGCGACCGGAGCAACTTTCGAATTACTGGACTTATTAGGGGGGCAAAACGACCTGTCATCGAGTTATCATTATCCCACTGAGACCCCAACCTTAATCAAGCATTGCACTGAAACTCGACAATCACTACGGCTATCCGTTCATGCTGATAGTCCATACGAAGATGTGGTTGAATTATCCCAGATTGGGATGCGACAAGTGTTAGTGGTTCCATTACATAGTCCCGAGCAGCTTCTGGGAAGCCTGTACGTTGCAACTCGGCAAAACGATGGCTATGGTCAGTCCGAACTCAGCTTGCTTGAACAGATTGCGGCGCTCATTGTGTCAAACATCGAGCGTCTGGCGATTGAGGCCCAAACGCAAATCACGCTGGACCGGCATCGTCGCTACGCTGAACGGCTGGAAGTTCTCAATGAGACGGGTCGACGATTATCGACTACGACCAACGAAGAAAGTGCATTTCATATTGTAGCAGAGACGATCGAGCATGTCCTAGAATCCGATCGAGTCAGTTACGTCATTCCCAATCCGGATGGCTTATCCTGCCAGATTTTTGCTTTAACGGGCAACGACATTATTCCCAAAGCACATCAGTTTCCACTACCCGGATCGGGAATTGCCGCAGTACTTGAACAAGCACGCCCGATAGCATTCCCCGACCTTACCGATTCTACCTATCAAGAACATGCCATACTTGCCGCTCAAGGATTGCGGATGGGATGGTCAGTGCCGATTCATGTGGGTGGCAAAATTGTTGGCATTCTGAATGCCGCGACAGCTATAAGTTGGCCATTTCCGGACGATGCCTTAACACTGCTAAGTGCGTTAGGTCGGTTTATGAGCACAACGATCGAGCGTATTCAAGCACAACATAATGTAGCAGTCACATTGCGCCAGCTAGAGTATCGTGTGACGCATGATCAGCTCACCAACCTACCGAACCGTCGTTGGTTTGACCGCACGCTAGACCAAGAAATTCAGCAACATCGACAATATCAACGTCGGCTTGCAGTGCTATTTATTGACCTCGATCAATTTAAAGAAATTAACGATAGCCTGGGGCATAGCATTGGCGATCAACTTCTCTGTACCGTCGCCGATCGTTTACGAGAGCAATTAGCCACTCAAGGAGTCGTTGCGCGGCTGGGAGGAGATGAGTTTGTGGTGTTGCTACAAGACATCCCCAATCTTGAATCGGTCTTGACGTTGAGTCAGCGCTTGTTAGATTTTTTGCAAGCCCCCTTTTATGTATCGCATCATCACGTTCAAATTGGTGGGAGCATAGGAATTAGCTTGTTTCCAGACCATGGACAAACAGCCGATGAATTGATGAAACATGCCGATATTGCCATGTATGCCGCGAAAGCGGAGAGCCGGCAAAAGTTCAAGTTATATGCACCGGCAATGTCCGAGCAGTTGCAGTTGCGCTTAGAGCTAGAGCGAGAACTCCAGCAGGCGATCGCCAACGATGAACTGTTCTTGATGTTCCAACCACAAATTGAACTGCAATCGGGTCGCATCTATGCAATCGAGGCACTAGTGCGTTGGATGCACCCACAGCGCGGGCTGATACCACCGAATGTATTTATTCCGATCGCCGAAACCTCGCAATTAATCAGTGACATTTCGGGTTGGGTACTTGAAGCCAGCCTTCAGACCTTAGCCGCCTTACGACGAAAGTATCCCGACCTCTACGTCTCAGTCAATATTTCGGCACCGGATTTATTAACGCCCGATCGTTTACACCAACAAATTCAAAGGTTGTTACATCAGTATAATTTGCCAGGCAATGCATTGGAGTTGGAGCTAACTGAAAGTATCTTTATCGAACATCCGGCGAGGGTTAGTGCAACTTTAGAGTCATGGCAGCAACAAGGTATTCGACTAGCGATCGATGACTTTGGCACCGGCTTTTCGTCTCTGAGTTACCTGCTAGATTTACCGCTGGACACCTTAAAAATTGATCGAACTTTTGTCAAAAACGTTCATACAAATGGCCGCACCAAGGGAATTGTCGAAACCATTTTATCCCTGAGTAAAAATTTAGCAGTCACCTGTGTCGCTGAAGGAGTAGAAGAGTTAGCGCAGCTCAATTGCCTATCGGAACTAGGCTGCTATGCTGTCCAAGGGTTTTTCCTTGCAAGCCCCATGGTGGAACATCAGTTGATGGAATTTTTAGCAGAATACGACGCCGACTCGATTGCGCATCACTCCATTTCCCAGCCATTATCGTAATCGGCAACCTAACACAGGCAAATTAGGAACTCACAATTCGCCTGTTTACAGCAAGTGAATCGTTTCAGCTCACTGACTGGATCGCGGCATTTAGCGTCGCACTTGGACGCATGGCCTGCGTTGTCTTTTCAGTATCGGTGAGATAGTAACCATTGATTTCCACTGGTTGACCTTGGGCCGCATTCAATTCCGTCAGGATCGTCGATTCATACTCACTCAGCTGCTGCGCCAATGACGCAAATTTCGCCTTAAGCATAGGGCTTTTATCCTGCACCGCGAGGGCTTCAGCCCAGTACATCGCAAGATAGAAGTGACTACCACGATTATCAATTTCCTTGACTTTAGCCGATGGCGATTTAGCGTTATCAAGATACTTACTATTGGCTGTATTGAGCGCTTCAGCTAAGACAATGGCATCAGCATTATCGGTCTTAGACCCTACATCTTCCAACGCTACTGCCAATGCTAAAAACTCACCGAGGGAATCCCAACGTAAATGTCCTTCATGCGTAAATTGCTGGACATGCTTCGGAGCTGAACCGCCCGCACCAGTTTCAAACAAGCCACCACCGGCGAGGAGCGGAACAATCGAAAGCATCTTCGCACTCGTGCCCAATTCCAAAATCGGGAAAAGGTCCGTGAGATAATCTCGCAAAACATTACCGGTAACCGAAATTACATCTTTACCAGCTTTGATTTGCTCACAGGTAAAACGCATCGCATCGACGGTCGAAAGGATTTGAATATCTAATCCAGATGTATCGTGTTGTGGCAGATATTGCTTGACTTTCGCGATGATATTAGCATCGTGGGCACGGCTAGCGTCGAGCCAGAAAATAGCGGCGCTGCCAGTGGCACGGGCACGGTTGACCGCTAGTTTGACCCAATCTTGGATTGGCAAATCTTTTGTCTGACACATCCGCCAAATATCGCCTTGTTCAACGGTCTGTGCCATAAGCATCGTCCCGGATGCATCAACGACACGCACTATACCATCCGCCGGGATTTCGAAAGTTTTATCGTGGGAGCCGTATTCTTCTGCTTTCTGAGCCATTAGCCCCACGTTAGCAACGCTGCCCATTGTGGTGACATCAAATGCGTCGTTGGTTTTACAGAAGTCGATACAGGCTTGGTACATCTGGGCGTAGGAGCGATCGGGAATCATCGCTTTCATATCATGGGGGTTGCCATCAGCGCCCCACATTTGCCCCGAGGTCCGAATCGCGGCTGCCATCGATGCATCGATAATCACGTCACTCGGAACATGCAGATTGGTAATCCCTTGATCCGAGTTAACCATCGCCAGTTTTGGCTGCGTGGCATAAACGGCTTGGAGGTCCGCTTCGATCGCCGCTTTTTGATCAGCCGGCAGCGATTGGATTTTGGCATAGACATCACCGAGACCATTCTTGGGATTGACCCCAAGCTGTGCAAACGTGTCGGCGTATTTATCAAAAACTTCCTTATAGTAAACGGTGACAGCATGTCCGAACAGAATCGGGTCAGACACTTTCATCATCGTCGCTTTGACATGCAGCGATAGTAGGACGTCCTCGGCTTTGGCCGCAGCAATTTCTTGCTCATAGAAGGCCCGGAGCGCCTTGACACTCATGACCGCAGAATCAATGACTTCACCGGCAAGAACGGGAGTTTTCGCTTTGAGGACAGTTAAAGTGCCATCCGTCGCCACATGTTCAATTTTGACATCACCCG is from Romeriopsis navalis LEGE 11480 and encodes:
- a CDS encoding NADP-dependent isocitrate dehydrogenase; translation: MTNQTSKIIYTFTDEAPALATYSFLPIIKAFTKAANVTVELSDISLAGRILANFPENLLPEQKQPDALAQLGELAKTPEANIIKLPNISASIPQLTAAIKELQEKGYNIPNYPADPQDDAEAAIKTRYAKILGSAVNPVLREGNSDRRVAAAVKQYAQKNPHRVGAWTSDSKSHVAHMEGGDFYGTEKSVVVEQAGDVKIEHVATDGTLTVLKAKTPVLAGEVIDSAVMSVKALRAFYEQEIAAAKAEDVLLSLHVKATMMKVSDPILFGHAVTVYYKEVFDKYADTFAQLGVNPKNGLGDVYAKIQSLPADQKAAIEADLQAVYATQPKLAMVNSDQGITNLHVPSDVIIDASMAAAIRTSGQMWGADGNPHDMKAMIPDRSYAQMYQACIDFCKTNDAFDVTTMGSVANVGLMAQKAEEYGSHDKTFEIPADGIVRVVDASGTMLMAQTVEQGDIWRMCQTKDLPIQDWVKLAVNRARATGSAAIFWLDASRAHDANIIAKVKQYLPQHDTSGLDIQILSTVDAMRFTCEQIKAGKDVISVTGNVLRDYLTDLFPILELGTSAKMLSIVPLLAGGGLFETGAGGSAPKHVQQFTHEGHLRWDSLGEFLALAVALEDVGSKTDNADAIVLAEALNTANSKYLDNAKSPSAKVKEIDNRGSHFYLAMYWAEALAVQDKSPMLKAKFASLAQQLSEYESTILTELNAAQGQPVEINGYYLTDTEKTTQAMRPSATLNAAIQSVS